One window of the Populus nigra chromosome 4, ddPopNigr1.1, whole genome shotgun sequence genome contains the following:
- the LOC133690850 gene encoding probable alkaline/neutral invertase F has product MSTTLRDLLVAERENEASPPPFPGPSTRYSVSGDISDEEDSTNTSPLFSSEEEQSPENLKKVTAPAASLLDLKLNENLDKEELKKSSEFITLEPATIVDKSFEESEPSYSSVKEVLKTAEKSPFSSDLKCKQLSEVSSDLKIESVTLTDSTKEPSASLEKVIAKSVEKCEAKGEATVSEESTLITSLEVVGGRIPEKDEATVTVQSNVCVSDNAKSTALKQCPSVGVKLDVLDLNISQILNGGGLLMSPESCTMVDEAWERLNKSYVYLKGKPVGTLAAMDTSADALNYNQVFVRDFVPTGLACLMKEPPEPEIVRNFLLKTLHLQGLEKRVDNFTLGEGVLPASFKVLYDSDLEKETLLVDFGASAIGRVAPVDSGFWWIILLRSYIKRTRDYALLDRPEVQNGMKLILKLCLSDGFDTFPTLLCADGCSMIDRRMGIYGYPIEIQALFYFALRCAKQMLKPELDGKEFIERIEKRITALSYHIQTYYWLDFTQLNNIYRYKTEEYSHTAVNKFNVIPESIPDWVFDFMPLRGGYLIGNVSPARMDFRWFLVGNCVAILSSLVTPAQATAIMDLVEERWEDLIGEMPLKITYPALEGHEWRLVTGFDPKNTRWSYHNGGSWPMLLWLLSAACIKVGRPQIAKRAIELAEQRLSKDGWPEYYDGKTGRYVGKQARKYQTWSIAGYLVAKMMVENPSNLLMISLEEDKKSAKSRLTRSNSTSF; this is encoded by the exons ATGTCCACCACATTGAGAGATCTTCTGGTCGCCGAGAGGGAAAACGAGGCTTCTCCGCCTCCATTTCCAGGCCCGTCAACCCGTTATTCTGTTTCCGGAGATATTTCTGATGAAGAAGATTCAACAAATACTTCGCCGCTTTTCTCGTCCGAGGAAGAACAGTCACCAGAAAACTTGAAGAAAGTCACTGCGCCTGCAGCTTCTTTACTGGATCTTAAACTGAACGAGAATCTTGACAAAGAAGAATTGAAGAAATCATCGGAGTTTATAACTCTTGAACCTGCAACGATTGTTGATAAATCTTTTGAAGAGAGCGAACCTTCGTATTCTTCAGTGAAGGAAGTTCTTAAAACGGCGGAGAAATCTCCATTCTCTAGTGATCTAAAATGTAAACAATTAAGCGAGGTTTCTTCAGATTTAAAAATCGAGTCTGTAACTCTAACTGATTCGACTAAGGAGCCTTCAGCTTCTTTGGAAAAAGTAATTGCTAAGTCAGTTGAGAAATGCGAAGCGAAAGGAGAGGCAACTGTGTCAGAGGAATCGACGCTAATTACTTCGCTTGAAGTTGTGGGAGGTCGGATTCCGGAGAAGGATGAAGCGACGGTGACGGTGCAGAGCAATGTGTGTGTATCTGATAATGCCAAGTCAACAGCGTTAAAACAGTGTCCTAGTGTGGGTGTGAAGCTGGACGTCTTGGATTTGAACATATCTCAAATATTGAATGGTGGAGGGCTTCTGATGAGTCCAGAAAGTTGCACGATGGTGGATGAAGCATGGGAGAGGCTCAACAAGTCTTATGTGTACCTTAAAGGAAAGCCTGTTGGGACTCTAGCTGCAATGGATACTAGTGCTGATGCGTTGAATTACAACCAG GTTTTTGTGAGAGATTTTGTTCCTACCGGCTTAGCATGTCTAATGAAGGAGCCTCCAGAACCTGAGATCGTGAGGAATTTTCTGTTGAAGACCCTCCACCTCCAGGGTTTAGAAAAAAGGGTTGATAACTTCACTCTTGGAGAAGGTGTCTTGCCTGCAAGTTTTAAGGTCCTCTATGACTCTGATCTGGAAAAAGAAACCTTGCTTGTGGATTTTGGTGCCAGTGCAATCGGAAGAGTGGCACCTGTTGATTCAGGTTTCTGGTGGATAATTCTTCTTAGGTCCTATATCAAACGCACTCGTGATTATGCACTATTAGATCGCCCGGAGGTGCAGAATGGAATGAAGCTGATACTTAAACTTTGCCTTTCGGATGGATTCGACACTTTCCCAACTCTTCTATGTGCAGATGGGTGTAGCATGATTGACCGGAGGATG GGAATATACGGGTATCCAATTGAAATACAGGCACTTTTCTATTTCGCACTAAGGTGTGCGAAGCAGATGTTAAAACCAGAGCTCGATGGCAAGGAATTTATTGAGCGAATTGAGAAGCGCATCACAGCTCTCAGCTACCACATTCAGACATACTATTGGCTGGATTTCACCCAGCTAAATAACATATACCGCTACAAAACGGAGGAGTACTCCCACACTGCtgtcaataaatttaatgtcaTCCCAGAGTCCATTCCTGATTGGGTGTTTGATTTCATGCCTTTGCGAGGAGGTTACCTGATAGGCAATGTCAGCCCAGCTCGCATGGATTTTCGTTGGTTCTTAGTTGGGAACTGCGTTGCCATTTTGAGCTCCCTGGTTACACCTGCACAGGCGACAGCCATTATGGATTTGGTCGAGGAGCGGTGGGAAGACTTGATTGGAGAGATGCCTTTGAAGATCACATATCCAGCACTGGAGGGACATGAATGGAGGCTAGTCACTGGATTTGATCCTAAAAACACAAGGTGGAGTTACCACAACGGTGGATCATGGCCAA TGCTTCTATGGTTACTTTCAGCAGCGTGTATTAAGGTTGGAAGGCCACAAATTGCGAAACGAGCAATAGAGCTGGCGGAGCAGCGGCTGTCCAAAGATGGGTGGCCTGAGTATTATGATGGTAAGACCGGCAGATATGTTGGGAAGCAAGCAAGGAAATATCAGACCTGGAGTATTGCTGGCTATTTGGTTGCTAAAATGATGGTAGAAAATCCTTCCAATCTTCTAATGATATCTCTTGAAGAGGACAAGAAGAGTGCTAAGTCAAGGCTCACCCGCTCTAACTCAACTTCCTTTTAG
- the LOC133692829 gene encoding pyridoxine/pyridoxamine 5'-phosphate oxidase 2 → MGTVTPSPWKQLLLSAIESNSHLKHSYFVQCATIGSNGRPSNRSVVFRGFEENSDRIQINTDFRTRKIEELNHCPFAEICSYFTDSWEQFRINGRVDVIDGSNPNPAKLQQREKLWFASSIKSRLQYLGPSPGLPCLSEQSPDEFFLDPSSGPVATFCLLVLEPDQVDYLNLKSNQRVVSTLSRSANGEMCWNSEMINP, encoded by the exons ATGGGAACAGTAACCCCATCTCCATGGAAGCAGCTTCTTCTGAGCGCAATAGAGTCAAACTCTCACCTCAAACACTCTTATTTCGTTCAATGT gCAACAATTGGATCTAATGGCAGACCTTCCAATCGCTCTGTCGTTTTCAG AGGATTTGAAGAAAATAGCGATAGAATCCAAATCAACACTGATTTCCGTACACGCAAG ATTGAAGAGCTTAATCATTGTCCATTTGCTGAg ATATGTTCGTATTTTACCGACTCTTGGGAGCAATTCCGGATCAATGGAAGAGTTGATGTTATTGATGGGTCCAATCCCAATCCGGCAAAGCTTCAG CAAAGAGAGAAATTGTGGTTTGCTAGTTCTATAAAATCAAGGCTGCAGTACTTGGGACCTAGTCCTGGTCTTCCTTGTCTAAGTGAGCAATCTCCAGATGAATTTTTTCTTGACCCCTCTTCAGGCCCAGTCGCCACATTTTGTCTGCTGGTTTTAGAGCCAGATCAG GTTGATTACTTGAATTTGAAGAGTAACCAGAGAGTAGTGTCCACCTTGTCACGGAGTGCCAATGGAGAAATGTGTTGGAATTCAGAGATGATCAATCCATAA